The window GCAGGCCCTGCGGTTGAAATGACATTTTTTGATTGACACGACACTACTTGAACTTAATCATTAAATCTATAGATAATGTCTCCCTTCTTAACCATCCCGATCTCACTTCTTGCTACCATTTCTATGTACTGCAGATTATTTCTCAGCAACACTATTTTTTTCTCTAATTCTTCGTTTTTATGGGTCATTTGCTCATTTGTTTTCCTTATAGCTGCCAGCTTCTCTTTGATCATGTAGTTGTCCACAAAGCCTTTGTCTCCAAAGGTGATCAGAAGCCCCATTAGTAAAAGAAATATTATTAAATATCTGCCAACTTTCATTACGAGAAACATCCTTATTATAAAGCGGAAAACTAAAAACACCCTTTTTATCAATGGATTATATTACACATATTTTAATTATGCAATATTAAAAGTTTTTCAAGTTTTCTGTTTAAAATATGAGATTTAACGCTTTTGCAGAAAGTTCAACAGGTAGAAAGGTTCAATTCACAGATAGGATCTGTCATTTGATGGGAGGAGTTGTTGAGGTTTACCTAAGAGAAAATCTCCCCTC of the Syntrophales bacterium genome contains:
- a CDS encoding septum formation initiator family protein yields the protein MKVGRYLIIFLLLMGLLITFGDKGFVDNYMIKEKLAAIRKTNEQMTHKNEELEKKIVLLRNNLQYIEMVARSEIGMVKKGDIIYRFND